A single window of Pectobacterium parmentieri DNA harbors:
- a CDS encoding beta-glucoside-specific PTS transporter subunit IIABC has protein sequence MNYQKLGVDILALSGGKQNVSKLTHCATRLRFEFNDNHAVQADAIAKLPGVISVVDRGGQFQVVIGNDVQITYRAILNEIGEMNGQRHTGSKEQQKKGGIFSQIISVISTTFTPVIPAITGAGMIKALLAILKLTGLISADSTTYRLLDTISDAAFFFLPVLLAYGASIKFACNPILAMTIAGALLHPNLAQLLASGGPISFIGIPVRLADYAGSVLPIILTVWIMSYIEQFAEKISPSMIKFFTKPMIVLLFTAPLALVVIGPFGILLNDLVASGAAIIDGKASWLIPMLMGGLQPFLVITGTAWAMTPIATSQLTRNGFEMINGPGMLASNIAQGAATLCVAFKTKNKNLKQLASSAGFTALLGITEPSLYGVTLKLKKPLIAAMIGGGCAGIYAGLAGLVRYAFVSPGLAALPAFIGENPMNIVHALITCAIAIVVTFALTWIMGFDDPVDETDNAQADSAQADPHHPAPSVNTTQKSQAIAGHTEPQAILSPLSGKLVALNDINDDVFSQGLLGQGVAIIPDNGEVVAPVSGEIITFLESKHAVGIRADNGLELLIHVGLDTVNLNGKHFTGYIKPGDRVTAGDKLISFDLHEITRLGYDPITPVVIINSDDYASVVCTVPQPIAQMDTIINVNA, from the coding sequence ATGAATTATCAAAAACTTGGAGTCGACATACTCGCATTGAGCGGCGGCAAGCAGAACGTCAGTAAACTGACCCATTGCGCCACCCGCTTACGCTTTGAGTTCAACGACAACCATGCGGTACAGGCAGACGCGATTGCTAAACTCCCCGGCGTCATTAGCGTGGTCGATCGCGGCGGTCAGTTTCAGGTGGTGATCGGCAACGACGTTCAAATCACCTACCGGGCGATTTTGAATGAGATTGGCGAAATGAACGGCCAGCGCCACACAGGTAGTAAGGAACAGCAGAAGAAAGGCGGCATTTTCTCGCAAATCATCAGCGTGATTTCCACCACCTTCACCCCCGTCATTCCGGCAATTACGGGCGCGGGGATGATCAAAGCGCTGCTGGCAATCCTCAAGCTGACGGGGTTAATTTCCGCCGACAGCACGACCTATCGTCTGCTGGATACCATCTCCGATGCGGCTTTCTTCTTCCTGCCCGTGCTGCTGGCCTACGGTGCCTCCATCAAGTTCGCCTGTAACCCCATTCTGGCAATGACGATTGCTGGCGCCTTGTTGCACCCGAATCTGGCCCAGCTACTGGCATCAGGCGGGCCGATCAGCTTTATCGGCATTCCGGTACGGCTGGCGGACTACGCCGGATCGGTGTTACCGATCATTCTCACCGTGTGGATCATGTCCTACATCGAGCAATTTGCTGAAAAGATCTCGCCGTCCATGATCAAATTTTTCACCAAGCCGATGATCGTGCTGCTGTTTACCGCACCGCTCGCGCTGGTAGTGATTGGGCCTTTCGGTATTTTACTCAACGATCTGGTCGCCAGCGGTGCTGCCATCATTGACGGAAAGGCAAGCTGGCTTATTCCGATGTTGATGGGCGGCCTGCAACCGTTCCTGGTGATCACCGGTACGGCCTGGGCGATGACGCCGATTGCCACCTCGCAGCTTACCCGTAACGGTTTCGAGATGATCAACGGTCCCGGCATGCTGGCGTCCAACATTGCGCAGGGTGCCGCCACGCTGTGCGTCGCGTTTAAAACCAAAAACAAAAATCTGAAACAACTGGCCTCTTCAGCAGGCTTCACCGCCCTGCTGGGGATCACTGAGCCTTCCCTGTACGGGGTTACGCTGAAACTGAAGAAACCGCTGATTGCTGCCATGATCGGCGGGGGCTGTGCGGGTATCTATGCGGGTTTAGCTGGGTTGGTTCGCTACGCTTTCGTTTCACCGGGGCTGGCAGCGCTGCCTGCTTTTATTGGTGAAAACCCGATGAATATCGTACATGCGCTGATCACCTGCGCCATTGCGATTGTCGTCACGTTTGCGCTTACCTGGATCATGGGATTCGACGATCCGGTGGATGAAACGGACAATGCTCAAGCAGACTCAGCCCAAGCAGACCCACACCACCCAGCACCGTCAGTTAATACCACACAAAAATCGCAGGCCATAGCAGGTCACACTGAACCACAGGCGATTCTCAGCCCGCTGTCCGGCAAGCTGGTCGCGCTGAATGACATCAACGATGACGTATTCTCACAGGGATTACTGGGGCAAGGCGTGGCGATTATTCCTGACAACGGTGAAGTCGTCGCGCCCGTCAGTGGGGAAATCATCACGTTCCTTGAGTCCAAACATGCCGTCGGTATCCGCGCGGATAACGGTCTGGAATTACTGATTCATGTCGGGCTGGATACGGTGAACCTCAACGGCAAACACTTTACGGGTTACATCAAACCGGGCGACCGCGTCACCGCTGGCGACAAATTAATTAGCTTCGATCTGCATGAGATCACACGTTTAGGGTATGACCCGATTACGCCAGTCGTGATCATCAACAGCGATGACTACGCCAGCGTCGTCTGCACCGTGCCACAGCCGATCGCACAGATGGATACCATCATTAACGTGAACGCCTGA
- a CDS encoding glycoside hydrolase family 1 protein, with the protein MHYQQQKHFPAGFLWGASTSAYQVEGGWQADGKSPSIIDQCQHPENTADFTVASDHYHRFKDDVRLFAELGLKAYRFSIAWTRILPNGTGAVNPLGIAFYNSLIDELNAHGIEPVVTLYHFDLPYCLEAQGGWQNRATIDAFVHYARTLFTHFGDKVKYWLTINEQNTMILHPGAIGLPEGGVLPSKKVLYQQNHHMMLAQAQVMALCHELAPNGLIGPAINTTSMYQATSKPEDAIAAHNWETLRCWSFLDVAVHGRYNALAWRYLEDRGLAPETLPGDDDILQSGKPDYVAINYYSTATIAASKGDASDVSARAGDQQIMLGEPGVYRAAENPHVDKTPYGWVIDPVGLRLTLRKTYERYHLPILITENGMGAPDKLEADGTIDDQYRIDFIARHIEQMQLAISDGVDLIGYCPWSAIDVVSTHQGYGKRYGFIYVNRDEFDLKDLRRIKKKSFYWYQGVIESNGARLFPNVP; encoded by the coding sequence ATGCACTATCAACAGCAAAAACACTTCCCGGCGGGCTTTCTGTGGGGAGCCTCAACGTCAGCTTATCAGGTAGAAGGGGGCTGGCAGGCTGATGGAAAAAGCCCGTCGATCATTGATCAGTGTCAGCATCCGGAAAATACCGCTGACTTCACCGTAGCCAGCGACCACTACCATCGGTTTAAAGACGATGTGCGGCTTTTCGCAGAATTGGGGCTGAAGGCTTACCGTTTCTCTATCGCCTGGACGCGTATTCTTCCCAACGGCACCGGTGCCGTAAATCCGCTGGGCATCGCGTTTTACAACAGCCTGATTGATGAGCTGAACGCGCACGGTATCGAACCGGTCGTCACGCTCTACCATTTTGATTTGCCTTATTGTCTGGAAGCACAGGGCGGCTGGCAGAATCGCGCCACGATTGACGCTTTTGTTCACTACGCCCGCACGCTGTTTACGCATTTCGGCGACAAAGTTAAATACTGGCTAACGATAAATGAGCAGAACACCATGATTCTGCACCCCGGCGCGATTGGTCTGCCGGAAGGTGGCGTTTTGCCCTCCAAGAAAGTGCTGTATCAGCAGAATCACCACATGATGCTGGCGCAGGCGCAGGTCATGGCTCTGTGTCACGAACTCGCGCCCAACGGCCTGATTGGTCCGGCAATCAACACCACCTCCATGTATCAGGCCACCAGTAAGCCGGAAGATGCCATCGCTGCGCACAACTGGGAAACGCTGCGCTGCTGGAGCTTTCTGGATGTTGCCGTGCATGGCCGCTACAACGCGCTAGCCTGGCGCTATCTGGAAGATCGTGGTCTGGCACCGGAGACATTGCCCGGCGATGACGACATCCTACAGTCCGGCAAGCCCGACTACGTGGCGATTAACTACTACTCCACCGCCACCATTGCCGCCAGCAAAGGGGATGCATCGGACGTCAGCGCCCGCGCGGGCGATCAGCAAATCATGCTGGGCGAACCCGGCGTCTATCGCGCGGCGGAAAACCCGCACGTTGATAAAACGCCCTATGGTTGGGTCATCGATCCCGTTGGTTTGCGCTTAACATTACGTAAAACCTACGAACGCTACCATCTGCCAATACTGATTACGGAAAACGGCATGGGCGCACCGGATAAGCTTGAGGCCGATGGTACAATCGACGATCAATACCGCATCGATTTTATTGCCCGTCATATTGAACAAATGCAGCTCGCCATCAGCGATGGGGTTGATCTGATTGGCTATTGCCCGTGGTCAGCAATCGATGTGGTCAGCACTCATCAGGGCTACGGTAAACGTTACGGATTTATTTATGTGAACCGCGATGAATTCGATCTGAAAGATCTGCGCCGCATCAAAAAGAAAAGTTTTTACTGGTATCAGGGTGTCATAGAATCAAATGGCGCGCGGTTATTTCCCAACGTGCCATAA
- the licT gene encoding BglG family transcription antiterminator LicT: MAEPIKAIKILNNSLVLSSDADNNEIIVMGKGIGFNSKTGDILDPAKIEKTFILKDGTSPREFARLIEHVGEEYVHIVNKIIDDANRQLHGRLSEQVFFTLIDHISFAIERYRKGISIQNRLLYEVKRFYPQEFAIASRALNDINQQMTLELPEEEAGNIAFHLVNAQTDVQNMENTLQSVKMLKDIFNIIQYNFHIVIDKESINYSRFLTHMQFFIQRLLENSLIHSNDDFIFDQVTKEYPDAYKCSRLIKDYIHNLLNIDISNDEMLYLIIHIVRITPEQ, from the coding sequence ATGGCTGAACCGATAAAAGCAATAAAAATACTGAACAATAGCCTGGTGTTATCTTCTGATGCAGATAACAACGAAATCATTGTTATGGGGAAAGGGATCGGCTTTAACAGCAAGACGGGAGATATTCTCGATCCAGCCAAAATTGAGAAAACCTTTATTCTTAAGGATGGCACGTCACCACGCGAATTTGCCCGTTTGATTGAGCACGTCGGGGAAGAATATGTCCACATCGTGAATAAGATTATTGATGATGCGAACCGGCAGCTTCATGGCCGCTTGAGCGAGCAGGTCTTTTTTACGCTGATCGACCATATCAGCTTTGCGATTGAGCGTTATCGCAAAGGCATCAGCATACAAAATCGTCTGCTTTATGAGGTAAAGCGGTTCTATCCGCAGGAATTTGCGATTGCTTCGCGGGCGCTCAACGACATTAACCAGCAAATGACGCTGGAATTGCCAGAAGAAGAAGCGGGTAATATCGCATTTCATTTGGTCAACGCACAAACCGACGTCCAGAATATGGAGAACACACTTCAGTCGGTCAAGATGCTGAAAGATATCTTTAATATCATTCAGTACAACTTCCATATCGTGATTGATAAAGAATCGATTAACTACTCACGCTTCCTGACGCACATGCAATTCTTTATCCAGCGCCTGTTAGAAAATAGCCTGATTCATTCAAATGATGATTTTATTTTTGATCAGGTCACCAAAGAGTATCCTGATGCCTATAAATGCAGCAGACTGATCAAAGATTATATTCATAACCTGCTTAATATCGACATTTCTAACGACGAAATGCTGTACCTGATTATTCATATCGTTCGCATCACTCCGGAACAATAA
- a CDS encoding LacI family DNA-binding transcriptional regulator, with protein sequence MTTIADIAQKAGVAASTVSRVLNNDPTLSVTKEKRQLIKKIADELAYLSPTQRKQQKKRLENSLVVRSHFKMDNDNALNLAVVHFLTPSEELNDPYFTAMRIGIENRCHHFNISLRNLFTTNLSSNSQTLAQAQAIICVGHFSDNDIALIYSLNKNLIFIDSAPFDKQCDAVLFDREAAAREVLHYIVNSGAQRPAFIGNNESRLHVFQEITQKYNIYHESRCKISQLFCIESGYQAMNELLQQKEWPDVVFAATDIIAIGVYRAIQEKGISIPRQIKVIGMNDIPTAQHLNPSLTTMRLYPTEMGEAAVDLFLELVAGRYYKKHVQVGYEMVWRESFTLNSM encoded by the coding sequence GTGACAACGATTGCCGATATCGCTCAAAAAGCCGGAGTGGCAGCATCAACCGTTTCTCGCGTGCTTAATAACGATCCTACCCTGTCCGTAACCAAAGAAAAGCGTCAACTCATTAAGAAAATTGCTGATGAGTTGGCATATTTATCGCCCACACAGCGTAAACAGCAGAAAAAAAGGTTAGAGAACTCGCTTGTGGTACGATCTCATTTCAAAATGGATAATGACAATGCATTAAATCTCGCCGTCGTCCACTTTCTTACGCCCTCAGAAGAACTCAACGATCCTTATTTCACCGCGATGCGTATTGGTATTGAAAACCGCTGCCACCATTTTAATATTTCGTTGCGCAATCTATTCACCACAAATTTATCATCCAATAGCCAGACTTTAGCTCAAGCGCAAGCGATCATTTGCGTAGGTCACTTTAGCGATAACGATATCGCCTTAATCTATTCATTAAATAAGAACTTGATTTTTATCGACTCAGCCCCCTTCGATAAACAATGCGATGCCGTGCTTTTTGATCGGGAAGCGGCTGCACGCGAAGTCTTACATTATATTGTTAATAGCGGAGCCCAACGCCCCGCGTTTATAGGGAACAATGAGAGCCGACTGCATGTATTTCAAGAGATAACCCAAAAATACAATATCTACCACGAATCGAGATGTAAGATCAGCCAGCTATTCTGTATTGAGTCCGGCTATCAGGCGATGAATGAGTTGCTGCAACAAAAGGAATGGCCTGATGTCGTATTCGCAGCGACAGACATTATCGCTATTGGCGTGTACCGTGCGATTCAAGAGAAAGGTATTTCAATTCCCAGACAAATAAAAGTGATCGGAATGAATGATATCCCCACGGCACAGCACCTCAATCCCAGTTTGACCACAATGCGGCTCTACCCTACTGAAATGGGCGAAGCCGCCGTCGATCTATTTTTAGAGTTGGTAGCGGGACGCTATTATAAGAAACACGTACAGGTTGGTTATGAGATGGTCTGGCGCGAAAGTTTCACACTCAACTCGATGTAA
- a CDS encoding glycosyl hydrolase 53 family protein: protein MKKNNYSGMISVLLMLFIGFMATNLAKAAQPFAYGADIGWVKQLEDRGVTWRDDAGTQRDVLQILRDHGINAVRLRIFVNPDPSALWHKDNTTWTMLGYTDKTRVVDAAQRAKAMGMRVMVDFHYSDVFADPGHQIKPAAWKNYNLSQLTTAVYNHTHEVMTALLSAGVTPEWVQVGNEMNPGILLPEGSTSRFANLTQLLNTGYDAVKAVSPSSKVISHLAHGNNNSNARWFFDNFLTTHGGKTDVIGFSFYPYWEGKNYWELTGSLASNLNDMASRYGKEVMVVEVGGLETNPTDSYWTIKDTINLVKAVPGNKGIGVFYWEPAGNASVLPDGYTLGTTTRVSNNVLQFTRALDAFAESQINFINGARYKIANRHSGKSLNVEGGSHEDSALLEQYSDGNWDSQRFYFNAMGNGYFNLVNVNSGKYIDVNFSANEDGAQILQMYNTGHFSQQWLILDAGDGYYKIMNRNSGKLLDVSSRSTENGASGIQWHDNGGLNQLWKITAN from the coding sequence ATGAAAAAGAATAATTATTCAGGAATGATCTCTGTATTGTTAATGCTATTTATAGGATTTATGGCGACCAATCTGGCTAAAGCGGCACAGCCGTTTGCTTATGGCGCAGATATTGGTTGGGTAAAGCAATTGGAAGATCGGGGGGTTACCTGGCGTGATGATGCCGGAACTCAGCGTGATGTGTTGCAGATATTACGCGATCACGGCATAAACGCCGTGCGGTTGCGTATTTTTGTTAACCCCGATCCCAGCGCGTTATGGCATAAAGATAATACGACCTGGACGATGCTCGGCTACACGGATAAAACCCGTGTGGTGGATGCCGCACAGCGTGCCAAAGCGATGGGAATGCGCGTCATGGTCGATTTTCATTACAGCGATGTTTTCGCAGACCCTGGTCATCAAATCAAGCCAGCCGCGTGGAAGAACTACAATCTTAGCCAATTAACGACGGCTGTTTATAATCACACACATGAGGTGATGACTGCGTTGCTATCCGCAGGCGTGACGCCTGAATGGGTGCAGGTTGGTAACGAAATGAACCCAGGGATTTTACTGCCGGAAGGCAGTACCAGTCGGTTTGCCAATTTAACGCAGTTACTGAATACAGGCTATGATGCGGTTAAAGCGGTCAGCCCTTCCTCTAAGGTGATCAGCCATTTGGCGCATGGGAATAATAATTCAAACGCTCGCTGGTTTTTTGACAATTTCCTCACCACGCACGGTGGGAAAACCGATGTGATTGGTTTTTCATTCTACCCCTATTGGGAGGGGAAAAATTATTGGGAGCTTACTGGTTCATTGGCTAGCAATCTTAATGATATGGCGAGCCGATATGGTAAGGAAGTCATGGTCGTTGAAGTTGGCGGTTTGGAAACGAACCCAACGGATAGTTACTGGACGATTAAGGATACGATTAATCTCGTTAAAGCGGTACCGGGAAATAAAGGGATTGGGGTTTTTTATTGGGAACCTGCGGGGAATGCCAGCGTGTTGCCGGATGGCTACACATTAGGTACGACGACACGAGTTTCAAATAATGTATTGCAATTTACCCGGGCACTGGATGCGTTTGCCGAGTCGCAGATCAATTTTATCAATGGAGCACGTTATAAGATCGCTAATCGACATAGTGGTAAATCGCTCAATGTCGAGGGTGGTTCACATGAAGATAGCGCATTGCTTGAACAATACAGTGATGGTAACTGGGACAGCCAGCGTTTTTATTTTAACGCGATGGGTAATGGTTACTTCAATCTGGTGAATGTGAATAGCGGGAAGTACATTGATGTTAATTTCAGTGCCAATGAGGATGGTGCGCAAATTCTCCAAATGTATAACACCGGCCATTTTAGCCAGCAATGGCTGATTTTGGATGCTGGAGATGGCTATTATAAAATCATGAATAGAAATAGCGGGAAGCTTTTGGATGTCAGTAGTCGTTCGACAGAAAATGGCGCATCAGGTATTCAGTGGCATGATAACGGAGGATTGAATCAGCTATGGAAAATAACCGCTAATTGA
- a CDS encoding ABC transporter ATP-binding protein produces the protein MADILLKNIVKRYDKTETIHRINLEINSGEFVVFVGPSGCGKSTLLRMIAGLEEITEGEIHIDNRLVNHFDPAERGIAMVFQSYALYPHMTVAENMGFGLRMNGHPKAEVEKMVRKAAMTLQLEALLDRTPKQLSGGQRQRVAIGRAIVRDPKVFLFDEPLSNLDAELRVEMRLQIARLHQEMRNTMVYVTHDQVEAMTLADKIVVLNKGYIEQVGTPMALYHKPENIFVAGFIGSPNMNFLPGEVIKIEGNVVSILINKLNTFSVNLANHGLHADQKITVGIRPEHLSIDPNGGDVSLSINSEVTERLGNATYIFGAYSGVSHFKVHLSGDNSITPYSTIPLTCRSENVHFFDENGRRIN, from the coding sequence ATGGCTGATATTTTACTAAAAAATATAGTGAAACGTTACGATAAGACGGAAACGATCCATCGTATCAATCTTGAAATTAATTCTGGTGAGTTTGTGGTATTCGTTGGCCCATCGGGATGTGGTAAATCGACGTTGCTGAGAATGATCGCTGGACTGGAAGAGATCACGGAGGGTGAAATTCATATTGATAACCGTCTAGTTAACCATTTTGATCCCGCAGAGCGAGGTATTGCGATGGTTTTCCAATCCTATGCGCTGTATCCACATATGACAGTGGCTGAAAATATGGGATTTGGGTTAAGAATGAATGGACACCCTAAAGCCGAAGTCGAAAAAATGGTGCGAAAGGCGGCGATGACGCTTCAGCTCGAAGCCTTGTTGGATCGTACACCGAAGCAACTGTCTGGCGGTCAGCGTCAGCGCGTTGCGATCGGGCGGGCGATTGTACGCGATCCTAAAGTGTTCTTATTCGATGAGCCGCTATCGAACCTTGATGCCGAATTACGCGTGGAAATGCGTTTACAGATTGCCCGGCTTCATCAGGAAATGCGTAACACGATGGTATATGTGACGCACGACCAAGTGGAAGCGATGACGTTGGCAGATAAAATCGTGGTGTTAAACAAAGGATATATTGAGCAGGTTGGCACACCGATGGCGCTATACCATAAGCCAGAAAATATTTTTGTCGCTGGTTTTATCGGTTCGCCGAATATGAATTTTCTACCAGGTGAAGTGATAAAGATTGAAGGAAATGTAGTGAGTATCTTGATCAATAAGCTCAATACGTTTTCCGTTAATCTTGCTAACCACGGGTTGCATGCCGATCAGAAAATCACCGTGGGTATTCGCCCTGAGCACCTGAGTATTGACCCGAATGGTGGCGATGTCAGCTTGTCTATCAACAGTGAAGTCACTGAAAGGTTGGGTAATGCGACGTATATTTTTGGTGCTTACTCTGGTGTGAGTCATTTTAAGGTGCATTTGTCGGGTGACAACAGTATTACGCCTTACTCAACGATTCCGCTTACCTGTCGTAGTGAAAATGTGCATTTTTTTGATGAAAATGGAAGGCGAATTAATTAA
- a CDS encoding carbohydrate ABC transporter permease, translated as MRKSKVNSILMHIFLVLMSIFSLFPFYWMVVSSTNSTSQINMGKFTFGDQLLVNFTNLTSQVDLALVFWNTSKIALISTVSTLVVCSIAGYAFEIYASKNRERVYVALLTTMMIPFAALMIPLFTMFGQAGLLDTHFAVIMPTVAGAFIIFYFRQCTKTFPRELIDAARVESVAEWKIFLYVYVPIMRASYSAAFIIVFMTSWNAFLWPLIVLQSNELKTINLVLSSFASAYSPDFGLIMVGTVISTLPSLLIFFAMQKQFIASMTGAVK; from the coding sequence ATGAGAAAAAGTAAAGTTAACAGTATACTCATGCATATTTTTCTCGTGTTGATGAGCATTTTTTCGCTTTTCCCGTTCTATTGGATGGTTGTGTCGAGTACCAATAGCACCAGTCAAATTAACATGGGGAAATTCACGTTTGGCGATCAATTGCTGGTCAACTTTACCAATCTGACGAGCCAGGTGGATCTGGCGCTGGTGTTCTGGAACACGTCAAAAATTGCGTTGATTAGTACAGTATCAACGCTTGTCGTGTGCTCTATCGCAGGCTATGCGTTTGAGATTTATGCCAGCAAGAATCGTGAGCGTGTCTATGTGGCGCTATTAACGACGATGATGATTCCGTTCGCGGCATTAATGATCCCGCTCTTCACCATGTTTGGTCAGGCTGGGTTACTCGATACGCACTTTGCTGTGATCATGCCGACAGTGGCCGGGGCATTTATTATTTTCTACTTTAGGCAGTGTACTAAAACGTTTCCGAGAGAGCTGATCGATGCGGCGCGTGTGGAAAGCGTCGCTGAGTGGAAAATTTTTCTGTATGTCTATGTACCAATTATGCGTGCCAGTTATTCTGCTGCTTTTATTATTGTTTTCATGACGTCATGGAATGCCTTTCTCTGGCCGCTTATTGTCCTTCAATCTAACGAATTAAAAACGATTAATCTGGTGCTATCGAGTTTTGCTTCCGCTTATTCTCCAGATTTTGGACTTATTATGGTTGGAACAGTGATTTCTACACTTCCCAGTTTACTTATCTTCTTTGCCATGCAGAAGCAATTTATCGCCAGCATGACGGGAGCGGTAAAGTAA
- a CDS encoding carbohydrate ABC transporter permease, giving the protein MMYKPKMNRLYNINGWAFVATAVGLIALMTIYPIFKSLWLSFQSGRGVVTQFVGLGNIFRLFNDPMFKTALWNTLVFLVIQVPIMILLSLAISSCLNSSQLKYRQWFRIAIFLPCVTSLVAYSILFKSMFELDGVINSFLLFIHVIDDPIPWLSDPFWAKVTIIIAITWRWTGYNMIFYLSAMQNIDKSIYEAARVDGVSPIKQFFFITIPLLKPVILFTSVTSTIGTLQLFDEAMNITNGGPANATLTLSLYIYNLSFKFVPNFGYAATVSYVIVVFSAVLALIQFKVARKG; this is encoded by the coding sequence ATGATGTATAAACCTAAAATGAATAGGCTTTATAACATCAACGGCTGGGCTTTTGTTGCTACCGCTGTTGGGTTAATTGCCTTAATGACGATATACCCTATATTCAAATCACTTTGGCTATCGTTTCAGTCTGGCCGTGGTGTGGTGACACAATTTGTTGGCCTGGGAAATATCTTTCGTTTATTCAATGATCCTATGTTTAAAACGGCACTTTGGAATACGTTAGTGTTTTTGGTAATCCAAGTTCCGATTATGATTTTATTATCATTGGCTATTTCTTCTTGTTTAAATTCTTCTCAGCTTAAATATCGACAGTGGTTTAGAATCGCGATCTTTTTACCCTGCGTAACTTCACTGGTTGCTTACTCAATTCTTTTTAAGAGTATGTTTGAACTGGATGGCGTGATTAACTCATTTTTGTTGTTTATTCATGTCATTGACGATCCGATTCCGTGGCTATCTGATCCTTTCTGGGCGAAAGTGACTATCATTATTGCCATTACATGGCGTTGGACGGGATATAACATGATATTTTATCTTTCCGCTATGCAGAATATTGATAAGTCGATTTATGAGGCTGCCCGAGTTGATGGCGTTAGCCCAATTAAGCAATTTTTTTTCATTACGATACCCTTATTGAAACCGGTTATTCTTTTTACCAGTGTGACATCAACCATTGGCACATTACAGTTGTTTGATGAAGCGATGAATATCACGAATGGTGGTCCGGCAAATGCGACGCTGACGTTATCGCTTTATATCTATAACCTGTCATTCAAATTTGTGCCTAACTTTGGCTATGCTGCAACGGTTTCATACGTCATTGTTGTTTTTTCAGCAGTGCTGGCACTGATTCAGTTTAAAGTCGCACGGAAGGGATGA